The genome window CGTGTGCTTCACCGGGCTGGTCGGGACGTTCCTCGCGGTCTTCCCGATGCAGGCGCTCGTGCCCGTGCTGCTGTACATCGGCCTGGTCATCGGGGCGCAGGCGTTCCACGTGAACGCGCGCCGGTACTTCCCGGCGATCGTCCTGGCGATGATCCCGAGCCTGGCGGAGTGGGCGACGGGGCTGATCAACAACGCGCTCGCGGCGGCCGGCACCTCGGCGCAGGAGGTCGGGACCGGCGCGCTGGTGGCCAACGGCGTCATCTACGACGGCCTGGTGCTGCTCGGCCAGGGCGCCGTGCTCGTCGGCATCCTGCTGGGGGCGATCGCCTGCTTCGTCCTCGACCGCCGGCTCTACGCCGCGGCCGCCACGGCGGTCATCGCGGCGGTGCTGTCCTTCTTCGGGCTCGTCAACGCCGTCGAGGTGGGGGTCAACGCCTCACCTGCGGTGACCCTGGGGTACCTGTTCCTGGCCCTGCTGCTCGCGGCCTTCGGGTGGCACCTGCGCCACGAGCACTCCGACGCCCTGGACGACGAGCTGCTGTTCGTCAACGGCACCCTGATGCGCGGCCTGGACCTGCACGCCCACCTCGACGGCGCCGAGCTGCTCGAGGAGACGTCGACCGCCCCGCGCTACCGGGTGCACGCGATCGACGGCGCCTACCCCGGGATGTACGAGGTCGGTGAGGACGAGGAGGGGGCGTCGGTGCCCGGTGAGCTCTACCAGGTGCCCGCCGAGGTGCTCGTCCGCGTCGTCGAGGGCGAGCCGCCCGGGCTGTACCGCGGGGCCGTCGAGCTCGCGGACGGCCGCCGGGTGCCGGGCATCCTGTCCCGGCGCGACGCCGCGCAGGAGCACCCGGAGATCACCGAGCACGGGGGGTGGCGCCGCTACCTGGCCACGTCGTCAACCGCGGTCGGCTGACCGCACCGTCCCGGCACCGCCCGGCCGCGCCCCCGGCGCGGCCGGGCGGTCGAGGGCCGCCAGCACGGCCGCCGCGAGCCCGTCGACGTGGTCGACCACGTCGAGCGCCCCGGCCCCGAGCAGCTCACCGGGCTGCGCGTAGCCCCACGCGACACCGAGGCAGTCCACGCCGTTCGCACGTGCGCCGTGCACGTCGTGCTCCCGGTCGCCGACCATCAGCACCGCCCCGGCCGGTCGCAGCGCGTCGAGGGCGGCCGCGACGACCGTCGCCTTGGACGACGGCACGTGGTCCGGCGGCGCCCCGAACACGCCCTCGAGCAGGGGTGCGAGGCCGAAGCGCTCGCAGATCGGCCCGGCGAACACCTCGGGCTTGCTGGTCGCCACGGCTAGGCGCACGCCGGCGTCCCGGAGCGTCGTCAGCTGCTCGGGGACGCCGTCGTAGACGCTGTTCTCCCACATCCCCGTCGTGCGGAAGTAGCCCCGGTACGCGGCGACCGCCTCGGGCACGCGCTCCGGCGGGACGCTGAACCGCGGGAACGCGTCCACCAGGGGAGGGCCGACGAAGGCGCGCAGCGCCGTGTCGTCGGGCACCGGCAGCCCCAGCGCCGTGAACGCCACGCGGGCGCTCGCGGCGATGCCGGGGTAGGAGTCGGTGAGGGTGCCGTCGAGGTCCAGCAGGACGAGGGGTGCGGGAGTCATCCCGGCCATCCTCCCAGGCGGCAGCGTCAGCCGGTCACCCGGGCGAGGACGGCGGCGGGGACCTCCGCGGGCGAGGCGAGCACGTCGGCCGCACCCGCGGTGCGCAGCTCGTCCTCGCCGCCGTAGCCCCACAGCGCCCCGAGGCAGGGCACCCCGTGCTCGGCGGCGCCGTGCACGTCGTGCTCGCGGTCGCCGAGCATGACGGCCCGGTACCCGGCCTCGCCGACCGTCCCGCGCACCCACGCCAGCGCCCGCCCGATGATCTCGCCCTTCGTCTCCGACTCGTCGTCCGGGGCCCCGACGACGTGGTCGAGCAGCGGCGTGAGGCCGGTCTCGGCGCAGATCGGCTCGGCCCAGCGCAGCGGCTTGGCGGTGGCGACGACCAGCAGCACGCCGGCCTCGCGCAGGGCGACGAGGGCCTCGGGGATGCCGTCGAACACCCGGGTGTCCCACACGCCGACGTCCGAGAAGTGGGTCCCGTACGCGGCGACGGCCGTGTCGAGCTGCTCGGCGCCCACCCCGTGGGTCGTGAACGACCACGTGATCGGCGGGCCGGCGAACGAGCGGATGACGGCCTCCGCGGGGGCGGGCAGGCCGACCTGGGCGTACGCGTGGCGCACGGACGCGGCGATCCCGGAGGCGGAGTCCATGAGGGTGCCGTCGAGGTCGAGCAGGGCCACGGGCAGTGCGGTCGTCATGGGTGCGATGGTGCCCCGCAGGCACGCGCCGCGACGAATCGCACGGGTCCCGCCACGGCCGCTCCGGGAGATCAGGATGACCGCGGGCGCACCAACCTCGTATGCTGGCGGCACAGGCGTCGACCCGGCCATCACCGGTGAGCCTCCGGAAGAACGGGACGTGCGTCACGGCGTGCGTCCTCAGTAGAACCGGACGGGGCAGGCCCGTCACAGCCGCAGGCGAGAGGTCGGGGGCCCGCCCCCGGCAAGCGAGGTGGTACCGCGGTGGTCCCCGGGTGGTCCGGGTGTCGTCGTCCTCGTGGCCGTGCCGCACCCCACCGGGTGCGCGAGACCAGGAGCCCCACCGTGGCGTACCCGCTGCACCGCACGTCCGACGCAACCCCCGCGACGGTCCCGCCCAGCCCCGACCTGCCCGCCCTCGAGCGGGACGTGCTGGCGCACTGGGAGGCGGACGGCACGTTCCGCGCGTCGGTCGAGCAGCGGCCTGCGGGCGAGGACGGTGCCAACGAGTACGTCTTCTACGACGGCCCGCCGTTCGCCAACGGCCTGCCGCACTACGGCCACCTGCTGACCGGCTACGCCAAGGACGTCGTCCCGCGCTACCAGACGATGCGCGGCCGGCGGGTCGAGCGCAGGTTCGGCTGGGACACCCACGGGCTGCCCGCCGAGCTCGAGGCCGAGCGCGTCCTGGGCATCACCGACAAGTCGCAGATCGACGAGATGGGGATCGCGGCCTTCAACGACGCCTGCCGGTCCTCGGTGCTCACGTACACCAAGGAGTGGCAGGAGTACGTCACCCGCCAGGCACGCTGGGTCGACTTCGAGAACGACTACAAGACGCTCGACCCGTCGTTCATGGAGTCGGTCATCTGGGCGTTCAAGCAGCTCTACGACAAGGGGCTGGCCTACGAGGGCTACCGCGTCCTGCCGTACTGCTGGCGCGACGAGACCCCGCTGAGCAACCACGAGCTGCGCATGGACGACGACGTGTACGCGTCGCGCCAGGACCCCGCGCTGACGGTCGGCCTGCGGCTGGACTCCGGCGAGCTCCTGCTGATCTGGACGACCACTCCGTGGACGCTGCCGTCCAACCTGGCCGTCGCGGTCGGTCCCGACGTCGAGTACGTCGTCGTCGAGCCCGCCGCCGGCTCGCCGTTCGCGCAGGCCCACGCGGGCGAGCAGGTCGTGCTGGCCGCGGCGCGCCTCGGGGCGTACGCGCGCGAGCTGGGCGACGAGCCCACGGTCGTCGCGCGGCTGACCGGTGCCGAGCTGGTCGGCCGGCGCTACACGCCCCCGTTCGACTACTTCGCGGGCCACGAGAACGCCCACCAGGTGCTCGCGGCGGACTTCGTCACGACCGAGGACGGCACCGGGGTCGTGCACCTCGCCCCCGCGTTCGGTGAGGACGACATGGTCGCGTGCGACGCCGCGGGCATCGCGCCGGTCGTCCCCGTGGACTCCAAGGGCCGGTTCACGGCGCAGGTCCCCGACTACGCCGACGTGCAGGTCTTCGAGGCGAACAAGCAGGTCATCGCCGACCTGAAGAACGGCACCGGACCGCTGGCGCGCGTCGCCGCGTCCGACCGCGCGGTGCTCGTGCGCCACGAGACGTACGAGCACTCCTACCCGCACTGCTGGCGCTGCCGGAACCCGCTGATCTACAAGGCCGTGTCGTCGTGGTTCGTGCGCGTGACGCAGTTCCGCGACCGCATGGTCGAGCTCAACCAGGGCATCGAGTGGATCCCCGGCCACATCAAGGACGGCCAGTTCGGCAAGTGGCTCGAGAACGCGCGCGACTGGTCGATCAGCCGCAACCGGTACTGGGGCACGCCCATCCCGGTGTGGGTGAGCGACGACCCGGCGTACCCCCGCATCGACGTGTACGGCTCGTTCGCCGAGCTCGAGGCCGACTTCGGCCGTGTGCCGACCAACGAGGCGGGCGAGCCGGACCTGCACCGGCCGTTCGTCGACGACCTCACGCGCCCCAACCCGGACGACCCCACGGGCCGCTCGACGATGCGCCGCATCCCCGACGTCCTCGACGTCTGGTTCGACTCGGGGTCGATGCCGTTCGCCCAGGTGCACTACCCGTTCGAGAACCGCCAGTGGTTCGAGCACCACTACCCGGGCGACTTCATCGTCGAGTACATCGGCCAGACGCGCGGCTGGTTCTACACGCTGCACGTGCTGGCGACCGCGATCTTCGACCGCGCCGCGTTCCGCAACGTCATGTGCCACGGCATCGTCCTGGGCGACGACGGGCGCAAGGCCAGCAAGTCCCTGCGCAACTACCCGGACCCCGTGGAGATGTGGGACAAGTACGGCTCGGACGCCGTGCGCTGGTCGCTCATGTCCTCGACGATCCTGCGGGGCGGCAACCTGGTCGTCACCGAGGACGGCATCCGCGACGGTGTCCGCCAGGTCCTGCTGCCGCTGTGGAGCACGTACTACTTCTTCACGCTGTACGCCGACGCGGCGGACGAGGGGCGCGGGTACACCGCGCAGCGCGTCACCGCCGAGCGGGCCGCGGGGCTCGCACCCATGGACCGGTACCTGCTCGCGCGGACGGGTGAGCTCACGGCGACGATGACCGCGCAGCTCGACGCGTACGACATCCCCGCCGCGTGCGAGTCCGTGCGCGAGCACCTCGACCTGCTGACGAACTGGTACGTGCGCACCCAGCGTGACCGGTTCTGGTCGGAGGACACCGACGCGTTCGACACGCTGTGGACCGCGCTCGAGGAGCTCACGCGCGTCATGGCACCGCTCGCGCCGCTGGTCACCGAGGAGGTGTGGCGCGGCCTGACGGGCGGACGCAGCGTCCACCTGGCCGACTGGCCGGTCCCGGACGGCCCGCTGGTGCGCGACGAGTCCCTGGTCGCCGCGATGGACGAGGTGCGTGCCGTGGTCTCGGCCGCGCTGGGGCTGCGCAAGGCGCACCAGGTGCGCGTGCGCCAGCCGCTGCGCCGGCTCACGGTCGCTGTCGCCGACCCCGCGGCGCTCGCGCCGTACACCGACCTGCTGGCCGCCGAGCTCAACGTCAAGCACGTCGACGTGGTGGCGGCCGACGCGGCCACGACCGAGCGCTTCGGCATCACCCAGCGCCTCGCGGTCAACGCGCGCGCCGCCGGCCCGCGCCTGGGCCGTGCCGTTCAGCACGTCATCAAGGGCGCGCGCAGCGGCGCGTGGCGGCTCGACGGCGACACCGTCGTCGTGACGACCGACGACGGGGACGTGGCCCTCGAACCGGCCGAGTACGACCTGACCACGGTCGTCGGCGAGGGGGCGGCTGGCGACGTGGCGGCCGCCGTGCTGGCCGGCGGCGTGGTCGTCGTGCTGGACCTCACGCTGGACGACGCGCTGCGGGCCGAGGGCTACGCGCGCGACGTCGTGCGGGCCGTGCAGGACGCGCGCAAGGCCGCCGGGCTGCACGTCGCCGACCGCGTCGACCTCACGCTCGCGGTCCCCGGCGCCCATGTCGCGGACGTCGAGGCGCACCGGCAGTTCGTCGCGGCCGAGACGCTGGCCTCGACCGTGACGATCGAGCCCACCGACGCGGCCGAGGTCGCCGTGACCGTCGTGCGGGCCGGCGCATGAGCCGCGAGCACGGTGGCGCCGACCACCTGAAGGACGAGACGGCGCGCGCGGCACGCCAGGCGGCCGACCAGGTCTACCGGACCATCCTGGACCGCGCGCCGGAGCACGACATCGACCCGACGCTCGACCGGGTGCGCGACGTGCTCGAGCTGCTGGGGGACCCGCAGCGCGCGTTCCGCACGGTGCACCTGACGGGCACCAACGGCAAGACGTCGACCGCACGCATGGTCGAGCGGCTGCTGCGCGAGCACGGGCTGCGCACGGGGCGTTTCACCAGCCCGCACCTGACGCGCGTCAACGAGCGCATCAGCATCGACGGCGAGCCGATCAGCGACGAGCGCTTCGTCGAGGTCTGGCAGGACGTCGCGCCCTACGTCCGGATGGTCGACGAGCGGCACCTCGCGCAGGGCGGCGAGCGGCTGTCGTTCTTCGAGGTCTTCACGGTCATGGCGTACGCCGCCTTCGCCGACGCGCCGGTCGAGGTCGCGGTCGTCGAGGTGGGCCTCGGCGGGCGCTGGGACGCGACGAACCTGGTCGACGCCGAGGTCGCGGTCATCACACCCGTCGCGATGGACCACGAGCGCTACCTGGGCGACACCCTCGTGGAGATCGCGTCCGAGAAGTCGGGCATCGTCAAGGACGGTGCGACGCTCGTGCTCGCGCAGCAGACCGACGACGTCGAGGGCGTCGTGCTGGCGGCCGCGGCCGAGCGCGGCGCACGCGTCGTGCGTGAGGACGTCGACATCTCCGTGGTCGACCGCCAGGTCGCCGTGGGCGGTCAGCTCGTCGCGCTGCGTGGCCTCGGCGGTGTCTACACCGACGTGTTCCTGCCGCTGTACGGCGAGTACCAGGCGCACAACGCGCTGCTCGCGCTCGTCGCGACGGAGGCGCTGCTCACGGGCGGTGCGGCGCTCGACGGGTCCGTCGTGGAGGCCGCGTTCGCCGACGTGACGTCGCCGGGGCGGCTCGAGGTGGTGCGCTCGAGCCCGACCGTGCTCGTCGACGCCGCGCACAACCCGGCGGGGGCGGAGGCGCTGGCCGACGCGGTCGCCGAGGCGTTCGACTTCACGCGCCTGGTCGGCGTCGTCGGCGTCATGGCGGACAAGGACCCCGAGGGCATCCTGGC of Cellulomonas dongxiuzhuiae contains these proteins:
- a CDS encoding HAD hydrolase-like protein; amino-acid sequence: MTPAPLVLLDLDGTLTDSYPGIAASARVAFTALGLPVPDDTALRAFVGPPLVDAFPRFSVPPERVPEAVAAYRGYFRTTGMWENSVYDGVPEQLTTLRDAGVRLAVATSKPEVFAGPICERFGLAPLLEGVFGAPPDHVPSSKATVVAAALDALRPAGAVLMVGDREHDVHGARANGVDCLGVAWGYAQPGELLGAGALDVVDHVDGLAAAVLAALDRPAAPGARPGGAGTVRSADRG
- a CDS encoding HAD hydrolase-like protein, translated to MTTALPVALLDLDGTLMDSASGIAASVRHAYAQVGLPAPAEAVIRSFAGPPITWSFTTHGVGAEQLDTAVAAYGTHFSDVGVWDTRVFDGIPEALVALREAGVLLVVATAKPLRWAEPICAETGLTPLLDHVVGAPDDESETKGEIIGRALAWVRGTVGEAGYRAVMLGDREHDVHGAAEHGVPCLGALWGYGGEDELRTAGAADVLASPAEVPAAVLARVTG
- the ileS gene encoding isoleucine--tRNA ligase; the encoded protein is MAYPLHRTSDATPATVPPSPDLPALERDVLAHWEADGTFRASVEQRPAGEDGANEYVFYDGPPFANGLPHYGHLLTGYAKDVVPRYQTMRGRRVERRFGWDTHGLPAELEAERVLGITDKSQIDEMGIAAFNDACRSSVLTYTKEWQEYVTRQARWVDFENDYKTLDPSFMESVIWAFKQLYDKGLAYEGYRVLPYCWRDETPLSNHELRMDDDVYASRQDPALTVGLRLDSGELLLIWTTTPWTLPSNLAVAVGPDVEYVVVEPAAGSPFAQAHAGEQVVLAAARLGAYARELGDEPTVVARLTGAELVGRRYTPPFDYFAGHENAHQVLAADFVTTEDGTGVVHLAPAFGEDDMVACDAAGIAPVVPVDSKGRFTAQVPDYADVQVFEANKQVIADLKNGTGPLARVAASDRAVLVRHETYEHSYPHCWRCRNPLIYKAVSSWFVRVTQFRDRMVELNQGIEWIPGHIKDGQFGKWLENARDWSISRNRYWGTPIPVWVSDDPAYPRIDVYGSFAELEADFGRVPTNEAGEPDLHRPFVDDLTRPNPDDPTGRSTMRRIPDVLDVWFDSGSMPFAQVHYPFENRQWFEHHYPGDFIVEYIGQTRGWFYTLHVLATAIFDRAAFRNVMCHGIVLGDDGRKASKSLRNYPDPVEMWDKYGSDAVRWSLMSSTILRGGNLVVTEDGIRDGVRQVLLPLWSTYYFFTLYADAADEGRGYTAQRVTAERAAGLAPMDRYLLARTGELTATMTAQLDAYDIPAACESVREHLDLLTNWYVRTQRDRFWSEDTDAFDTLWTALEELTRVMAPLAPLVTEEVWRGLTGGRSVHLADWPVPDGPLVRDESLVAAMDEVRAVVSAALGLRKAHQVRVRQPLRRLTVAVADPAALAPYTDLLAAELNVKHVDVVAADAATTERFGITQRLAVNARAAGPRLGRAVQHVIKGARSGAWRLDGDTVVVTTDDGDVALEPAEYDLTTVVGEGAAGDVAAAVLAGGVVVVLDLTLDDALRAEGYARDVVRAVQDARKAAGLHVADRVDLTLAVPGAHVADVEAHRQFVAAETLASTVTIEPTDAAEVAVTVVRAGA
- a CDS encoding bifunctional folylpolyglutamate synthase/dihydrofolate synthase, whose translation is MSREHGGADHLKDETARAARQAADQVYRTILDRAPEHDIDPTLDRVRDVLELLGDPQRAFRTVHLTGTNGKTSTARMVERLLREHGLRTGRFTSPHLTRVNERISIDGEPISDERFVEVWQDVAPYVRMVDERHLAQGGERLSFFEVFTVMAYAAFADAPVEVAVVEVGLGGRWDATNLVDAEVAVITPVAMDHERYLGDTLVEIASEKSGIVKDGATLVLAQQTDDVEGVVLAAAAERGARVVREDVDISVVDRQVAVGGQLVALRGLGGVYTDVFLPLYGEYQAHNALLALVATEALLTGGAALDGSVVEAAFADVTSPGRLEVVRSSPTVLVDAAHNPAGAEALADAVAEAFDFTRLVGVVGVMADKDPEGILAALEPLLAEVVVTQASTSRALDADDLAEIAIDVFGEDRVHVAARLPDAIDLAVQRAESEVEHGAGVLVTGSVLLVAEVRVLLGRA